The Oryza glaberrima chromosome 9, OglaRS2, whole genome shotgun sequence genome includes a window with the following:
- the LOC127785071 gene encoding zinc finger AN1 domain-containing stress-associated protein 17, which yields MARRGTEAFPDLGAQCDREDCNQLDFLPFDCDGCGKTFCAEHRTYRDHGCARAADQGRTVVVCEACGDAIERRAGDGGGDDAAVLEAHARSRRCDLARKRKPRCPVPRCKETLTFSNTSGCKGCGQKVCLKHRFPADHACAGAASKATGAAAAARSAGQCGRDAQKKEGGGWKLPQSVRNMKIF from the coding sequence ATGGCGCGGCGGGGCACGGAGGCGTTCCCGGACCTGGGAGCGCAGTGCGACAGGGAGGACTGCAACCAGCTCGACTTCCTCCCCTTCGACTGCGACGGCTGCGGCAAGACGTTCTGCGCGGAGCACCGGACGTACCGGGACCACggctgcgcgcgcgccgcggaccAGGGCCGCACCGTCGTCGTCTGCGAGGCCTGCGGCGACGCCATCGAGCGGCGGGCCGGGGACGGGGGCGgggacgacgccgccgtgctGGAGGCGCACGCGCGGTCGCGGCGGTGCGACCTGGCGAGGAAGCGCAAGCCGCGGTGCCCCGTGCCGCGGTGCAAGGAGACGCTCACGTTCTCCAACACAAGCGGGTGCAAGGGGTGCGGCCAGAAGGTGTGCCTCAAGCACCGGTTCCCCGCCGACCACGCGTGCGCCGGCGCGGCGTCGAAggccaccggcgccgcggccgccgcgaggaGCGCCGGGCAGTGCGGGCGCGACGCGCAGAAGAAGGAGGGCGGCGGGTGGAAGCTGCCACAATCGGTGAGGAACATGAAGATTTTCTGA